One window of the Silurus meridionalis isolate SWU-2019-XX chromosome 24, ASM1480568v1, whole genome shotgun sequence genome contains the following:
- the itga6b gene encoding integrin alpha-6b isoform X3 — protein MDMTRYRTLTLCLICLLECGLISAFNLDTENVIRKKGEKNSLFGFSLALHRQLKPTDKKMLLVGAPRAKKLPNQKSQITGGLYNCDISSTDTACPRVIFDNDENLDQESKDNQWMGVTVQSQGPGGKIVTCAHRYQKRLNTNLPQESRDITGRCYVLSQELKIDESTGDEGGDWSFCEGRSRGHERFGSCQQGLSVTFTRDYHYLVFGAPGAFNWKGVVRLEQKNNTLIEMGIYDDGPYEIKYTTPEALDEVAVPANSYLGFSLDTGKMLTKKGQLTVVAGAPRANHSGAVVLLKKESDSGSKMITEYIIEGEGLASSFGYEVAVVDLNGDGWQDLVVGAPQFFVKDGDIGGAVYVYINRNGDWDKATKTRIDGAKNSMFGLAIENLGDLNLDGFNDVAIGAPYDDEGAGNVYIYHGSSNGLKKEPSQVLKGLDLNIKMFGYSLAGNMDLDNNEYPDLAIGSLSDTVVMYRARPVVNIEKTVTTTPKEIDLTKKNCGDSICLQVEICFKFTSNAKKNSPNIKIKYFIQVDAKRKKLGLPSRAIFSPPSSTDTDFESTGEMILGKENENKCITKSLKLQDNLKDMLRAIPIEVNVEIVKPSGRKKRQASMAQLSPVLAASQPSLTEVNFVKEGCGDDLRCQSNLKLEYNFFSRERSQDIFEPLPLENGVPVISLSHQQEIALGVTVTNKNGDDAYESVLTASFSNSLSYSAIRTKTPGKQIFCAVNQNGSKAECEIGNPFKKDSEFVFYIILSTGGIALDTSEVDVTLELKTTSDQAAQTVTKKANVVMEMLLTLSGVAKPSQLEFSGKVKGESAMMTESDIGSEIDYEFRVINLGKPLKSFGTAFLNIEWPKNTATKKWLLYLMKITTTGTDTINCRPDEVNTLNFNQEPSRTKREAKDEGGSKEKEGVLSSLFSDKRKSKILTCEDGASCVTLKCPLQGLDSNAVIALKARMWNSTFIEDFSDMNYVDIIVKASLNLDSAPKNLLLKNKETQVRVTVFPVRKAAQYGGLPWWIILVAILLGLLLLGLLVFLLWKCGFFGKSEPKNEPEKERLTSDA, from the exons GTTGCTGGTTGGTGCTCCCAGAGCGAAGAAACTGCCCAATCAGAAGTCACAGATAACAGGAGGCTTGTACAACTGTGATATCAGCTCTACTGACACTGCCTGCCCGCGAGTTATTTTCGACAATGATG agaacctGGACCAGGAAAGCAAAGATAACCAGTGGATGGGTGTCACAGTGCAGAGTCAAGGACCCGGGGGCAAGATTGTG ACTTGTGCTCATCGCTACCAGAAGAGACTCAATACCAACTTGCCACAGGAGTCCCGGGACATTACGGGTCGATGTTATGTGCTCAGTCAGGAGCTGAAAATCGATGAGAGCACTGGTGACGAGGGAGGGGACTGGAGTTTCTGTGAGGGCCGATCCAGGGGTCACGAGCGGTTCGGATCCTGTCAGCAAGGCCTCTCAGTCACCTTCACCAGAGACTACCATTACTTAGTGTTTGGAGCACCTGGAGCCTTCAACTGGAAAG GTGTTGTACGCTTGGAGCAGAAGAACAACACACTGATCGAGATGGGTATATATGATGACGGACCATACGAGATCAAATATACGACTCCTGAAGCGCTCGACGAAGTAGCCGTCCCTGCTAACAGCTACTTAG GTTTTTCTCTCGACACTGGTAAAATGCTGACTAAGAAAGGTCAACTGACTGTGGTTGCCGGAGCCCCGAGAGCCAATCACAGTGGAGCTGTGGTTCTGTTGAAGAAGGAATCAGATTCAGGTTCGAAAATGATCACTGAGTATATCATTGAAGGAGAAGGCCTAGCCTCGTCGTTTGGCTATGAAGTTGCAGTGGTGGATTTAAACGGAGATGG ATGGCAGGATCTTGTAGTTGGAGCTCCTCAGTTCTTTGTGAAAGATGGTGACATCGGTGGCGCTGTTTACGTCTACATCAATCGGAATGGTGACTGGGACAAGGCCACTAAAACTAGAATAGACGGAGCCAAAAACTCCATGTTTGGGCTGGCAATTGAAAATCTTGGAGACCTGAACCTGGATGGATTTAATG ATGTAGCTATTGGGGCTCCGTATGATGATGAAGGCGCTGGAAATGTCTACATCTATCATGGCTCAAGCAATGGCCTCAAAAAAGAGCCTTCTCAG GTTCTGAAAGGATTAGACCTGAACATTAAGATGTTTGGTTACTCTTTAGCTGGTAACATGGATTTAGACAACAATGAATATCCAGACTTGGCCATTGGATCGCTCTCTGACACTGTGGTCATGTACAG AGCTAGGCCAGTTGTCAACATAGAAAAGACAGTCACCACCACTCCCAAAGAGATAGACCTCACCAAGAAAAACTGTGGAGACAGCATCTG TCTTCAGGTGGAAATCTGTTTCAAATTCACCTCCAACGCCAAGAAGAACAGCCCTAACATCA AAATCAAGTACTTCATTCAGGTGGATGCTAAGAGGAAAAAGCTGGGACTTCCCTCTCGTGCTATTTTCTCCCCGCCCAGCTCCACTGATACTGACTTTGAGAGCACAGGAGAAATGATACTTGGAAAGGAGAATGAGAATAAGTGCATCACTAAAAGCCTCAAACTTCAG GATAACTTAAAGGATATGCTGAGAGCCATACCCATAGAGGTGAACGTGGAGATCGTAAAGCCGTCTGGACGGAAGAAGAGACAGGCCTCCATGGCACAGCTGAGTCCGGTCCTTGCTGCGAGTCAACCGTCTCTTACTGAG GTCAATTTTGTGAAGGAGGGCTGTGGTGATGACCTGAGGTGCCAGAGTAACTTGAAGCTGGAGTACAATTTCTTCTCTCGAGAACGCAGCCAAGACATCTTCGAACCACTGCCCCT TGAAAACGGCGTGCCAGTTATTTCACTCAGCCACCAGCAGGAGATTGCTCTGGGGGTCACGGTGACCAATAAGAACGGAGATGACGCATATGAATCAGTTCTAACTGCATCATTCTCCAACTCCCTCTCTTACTCAGCAATTCGCACCAAGACTCCT ggcaAGCAGATTTTCTGTGCGGTCAATCAGAATGGGTCAAAAGCTGAATGTGAAATAGGAAATCCTTTTAAAAAAGACTCAGAA tttgtattttacattattCTGAGCACTGGTGGGATTGCGCTGGACACGAGTGAAGTAGATGTTACACTTGAACTTAAAAC GACAAGTGACCAGGCAGCACAGACAGTGACAAAGAAAGCTAATGTTGTAATGGAGATGCTACTGACGCTCTCAGG GGTGGCTAAACCATCTCAGCTGGAATTCAGTGGGAAAGTTAAAGGAGAGAGCGCTATGATGACAGAATCCGACATTGGCAGCGAGATTGACTACGAATTCCGG GTAATTAACTTGGGAAAGCCTCTGAAGTCCTTTGGTACAGCGTTTTTGAACATTGAGTGGCCAAAGAACACAGCTACCAAAAAGTGGCTCTTGTATCTAATGAAGATCACTACTACGGGTACGGACACTATCAACTGCAGACCAGATGAGGTCAACACACTGAATTTTAATCAG gAGCCATCCAGGACTAAGCGTGAAGCTAAAGACGAAGGTggaagcaaagaaaaagaaggtgtTTTATCCTCCCTGTTTTCTGACAAGAGGAAATCAAAAATTTTG ACCTGCGAAGACGGCGCATCGTGCGTTACGCTAAAGTGTCCTCTTCAGGGATTGGACAGCAACGCAGTGATTGCACTGAAAGCTCGAATGTGGAATAGCACCTTTATAGAG GACTTCAGTGACATGAATTATGTCGATATAATAGTGAAAGCATCACTCAATCTGGATTCTGCTCCCAAAAATTTGttgctaaaaaataaagagacacAG GTACGAGTGACTGTATTCCCAGTACGTAAGGCAGCACAATACGGAGGTTTACCCTGGTGGATCATCCTGGTGGCTATATTACTGGGCCTGCTCCTGCTGGGTTTATTGGTTTTCCTGCTCTGGAAG TGTGGCTTCTTCGGCAAAAGCGAGCCCAAAAATGAACCTGAGAAAGAGAGGCTGACTTCAGATGCATAG